From Nitrososphaerales archaeon, one genomic window encodes:
- a CDS encoding 2-hydroxyacyl-CoA dehydratase family protein, producing the protein MTDYKYAIESGQVDGVVYVNVACNGRVGLSYSVRKAVREFGFRLLTLD; encoded by the coding sequence ATGACTGATTACAAGTATGCAATTGAGAGCGGCCAGGTTGACGGCGTTGTGTACGTCAATGTGGCCTGCAACGGCCGCGTGGGGCTTTCGTATTCGGTCCGGAAGGCCGTTCGAGAATTCGGGTTCCGACTATTGACCCTCGACTGA
- a CDS encoding helix-turn-helix domain-containing protein, protein MNDNESFELLASRSRLRIAALLSTRPRTLGELANETGVSVQAVLKHLEKLNRLGILEKRKISGKSISVRKLYSIKGAHVGNFSTGDITIVSVTKRQPAGHRSKDPVGEMQNLAEDVLVQKRRIREQARKLGREIGELVESEERLNGLVQSLDLDDEERLVLLTAFTEETLEDAEKALARTHGLTDPRRSLERAIGKARRVGKK, encoded by the coding sequence GTGAACGACAATGAATCCTTTGAGCTGTTAGCATCGAGGTCTCGGCTGAGAATCGCGGCCCTCCTTTCAACTAGACCGAGGACCCTCGGTGAATTGGCGAACGAGACTGGAGTGTCCGTCCAAGCGGTGCTGAAGCACCTCGAGAAGCTCAACAGGCTGGGGATTCTCGAGAAGAGGAAGATTTCGGGGAAGAGCATTTCGGTGCGGAAGCTGTATTCAATCAAAGGGGCGCATGTGGGAAACTTCTCGACCGGGGACATCACGATAGTCAGCGTGACAAAGAGGCAGCCCGCCGGGCATAGGAGCAAGGACCCAGTCGGAGAGATGCAGAACTTGGCAGAGGACGTCCTAGTCCAGAAAAGGAGGATTAGGGAACAGGCCAGGAAACTCGGCCGGGAGATAGGCGAACTTGTGGAATCAGAGGAAAGACTAAACGGTCTGGTTCAGTCTCTGGATCTCGATGACGAAGAGCGGCTGGTCCTCCTGACTGCATTCACCGAAGAGACCCTCGAGGATGCTGAGAAGGCGCTTGCGAGGACCCACGGTCTGACCGACCCTAGAAGGTCTTTAGAGAGGGCAATTGGGAAGGCGAGAAGGGTTGGCAAGAAGTAA
- the surE gene encoding 5'/3'-nucleotidase SurE → MARSKKLVMVTNDDSVQSNGIIDLARAIAKFADVTIVAPEQPQSATALSLTFHKPLRVSQVDREEFRAYAVSGSPGDCVMIGVNKLLPRLPDLVASGINIGDNNTFQDVLASGTVAAALEAALTGIPAIAFSMEVRSESLFALEYDQPDFKKAAEFAAEIVRDVLEHGMPNGAELLNVNFPSKVDSGTEIELTEVGRRKYTDKVLVRKDPHGRAYYWLFGERLSEFPENSDAEAVLIKRRVSITPLNLRMSGPITDGLRRMRERVEERLEGTRRRRFSKGK, encoded by the coding sequence TTGGCAAGAAGTAAGAAACTCGTGATGGTGACGAACGACGACAGCGTCCAGAGCAACGGAATCATCGACCTTGCGAGGGCAATAGCGAAGTTCGCAGACGTGACCATAGTCGCCCCCGAACAGCCGCAGAGCGCGACGGCCCTAAGCCTGACGTTCCACAAACCGCTGCGGGTCAGCCAGGTCGACAGGGAGGAGTTCAGGGCGTACGCTGTGTCAGGCAGCCCAGGCGACTGCGTCATGATCGGTGTCAACAAGCTCCTGCCAAGGCTTCCTGACCTGGTGGCCTCAGGAATCAACATCGGGGACAACAACACATTTCAGGATGTGCTCGCGTCGGGCACGGTCGCGGCTGCTCTCGAGGCTGCGCTGACAGGCATCCCAGCGATAGCCTTTTCCATGGAGGTGAGGAGTGAATCCCTCTTCGCCCTCGAGTACGACCAGCCTGATTTCAAAAAGGCGGCAGAGTTCGCCGCCGAGATAGTCAGAGATGTCCTCGAGCACGGGATGCCGAACGGAGCCGAGCTGCTGAACGTCAACTTCCCGTCCAAGGTCGACTCGGGGACGGAGATAGAACTCACTGAAGTCGGAAGGAGGAAGTATACTGACAAGGTCCTCGTGAGGAAGGACCCCCACGGGAGGGCATACTACTGGCTGTTCGGAGAGCGCCTGTCAGAGTTCCCAGAGAACTCGGACGCAGAGGCAGTCCTGATAAAGAGACGGGTCTCGATCACACCGCTCAATCTCCGGATGTCCGGTCCGATCACTGACGGTCTTCGCAGGATGAGAGAAAGGGTCGAGGAGAGGTTGGAAGGAACGAGACGAAGGCGATTCTCGAAGGGTAAATAG
- a CDS encoding ribosome biogenesis/translation initiation ATPase RLI, translating into MECIKECPVNINGEECIVLDNEKIALISEELCIGCGICVKVCPFDAIDILNLSEELKTDKIHQYGVNSFRLFRIPIVRKGQVVGLVGRNGIGKSTALKILAGALIPNLGDYEREATWGRFLSYLSGREMKEHFERVEDEELRVSLKPQAVYKIPEAWRGDADSLLRKMDETKSFDRVVEALGLREALGKKVPDLSGGELQRVAVAAAAMKSADLYLFDEPSSYNDVYQRLAVSKLIRSLAESGKAVLVVEHDIAFLDYVADYVQIIYGEPGAYGVVSGLYASRTGINALLDGYLPQENIRFRDHPVSFGQRSAVETIESETPVASYSTLKKAYDAFKLIVAGGVINQGTILGVVGANALGKTTFLKMIAGEEKPDDGEVSIDAKVAYKPQYLSSEFQGTVSEFYSAVLGNKYDDPVLQDSLATPLRMEKLLARNVGELSGGELQKVAIVATMAQDAEVYALDEPSAFLDVEDRFVVARAINRMVKTRGKAAIVIDHDLQVVDLISDRLMVFGGSPGVSGEATPPLQKDDGMNTFLKQIGLTYRRDVNTGRPRVNKPESKLDREQKSRGAYYYVPAQGEESAQAD; encoded by the coding sequence TTGGAGTGCATAAAGGAATGTCCGGTCAACATCAACGGAGAGGAGTGCATCGTCCTCGACAATGAGAAGATCGCCCTAATCTCGGAGGAGTTGTGCATCGGCTGCGGAATCTGCGTGAAGGTCTGCCCCTTCGATGCAATAGACATACTGAACCTCAGCGAGGAGCTGAAGACCGACAAGATACATCAGTACGGGGTCAACTCCTTCCGCCTCTTCAGGATCCCCATCGTCCGCAAGGGCCAGGTTGTTGGCCTTGTGGGAAGGAACGGTATCGGCAAGTCGACCGCGCTGAAGATACTCGCAGGGGCGCTCATCCCGAACCTAGGGGACTACGAGCGGGAGGCGACGTGGGGAAGGTTTCTGTCCTACCTCAGCGGGCGGGAGATGAAGGAGCACTTCGAAAGGGTTGAGGACGAAGAGCTTAGGGTCTCGCTCAAACCCCAAGCGGTTTACAAGATTCCGGAGGCGTGGCGGGGCGACGCGGATTCGTTGCTCCGCAAGATGGACGAGACAAAGAGCTTCGACAGGGTGGTGGAAGCGCTGGGCCTTCGGGAAGCCTTGGGGAAGAAGGTCCCTGACCTGAGCGGAGGAGAGCTTCAGAGAGTCGCAGTAGCTGCCGCAGCGATGAAGAGCGCTGACCTCTACCTCTTCGACGAACCCTCCTCCTACAACGACGTCTACCAGAGGCTCGCCGTTTCAAAGCTAATCCGGAGCCTTGCAGAGTCTGGCAAGGCTGTCCTTGTGGTCGAGCACGACATCGCGTTCCTGGACTACGTCGCGGACTACGTCCAGATAATCTACGGCGAGCCCGGAGCCTATGGAGTCGTCTCGGGGCTCTACGCTTCGAGGACGGGTATCAATGCGCTCCTCGACGGCTACCTTCCACAGGAGAACATCAGGTTCAGGGATCACCCCGTCTCTTTCGGGCAGAGGTCTGCAGTGGAGACAATCGAAAGCGAGACGCCAGTGGCGAGCTATTCGACGCTGAAGAAGGCGTACGATGCCTTCAAGCTGATTGTGGCCGGGGGCGTCATCAATCAGGGGACGATACTCGGAGTGGTCGGAGCAAACGCCCTCGGGAAGACCACATTCCTGAAGATGATTGCGGGCGAGGAGAAGCCTGACGACGGGGAGGTCTCCATCGACGCCAAGGTCGCATACAAGCCGCAGTACCTGTCCTCCGAGTTCCAGGGCACTGTCAGCGAATTCTACTCGGCCGTCCTGGGCAACAAGTACGACGACCCCGTCCTCCAAGACTCCCTGGCAACCCCCCTGAGGATGGAGAAGCTCCTCGCGAGAAACGTGGGGGAGCTGAGCGGCGGCGAGCTGCAGAAGGTGGCGATAGTCGCGACGATGGCCCAGGACGCGGAAGTCTACGCACTCGACGAGCCCTCTGCATTCCTTGACGTCGAGGACAGGTTCGTGGTTGCTCGCGCGATAAACAGGATGGTGAAGACACGGGGGAAGGCGGCCATTGTCATAGACCACGACCTTCAGGTGGTCGACCTGATCTCAGACAGGTTGATGGTATTCGGAGGCTCGCCCGGCGTGAGCGGCGAGGCCACGCCGCCCCTTCAGAAGGACGACGGGATGAACACATTCCTCAAGCAGATTGGATTGACTTACAGGAGGGATGTCAACACAGGCCGCCCGAGGGTCAACAAGCCCGAAAGCAAACTCGACCGGGAGCAGAAGTCAAGGGGGGCGTACTACTACGTCCCCGCACAGGGTGAGGAAAGTGCCCAGGCCGACTAG
- a CDS encoding class I SAM-dependent methyltransferase family protein → MPRPTRGALEKTGVDAASGRTETGIDVIGDIAIVRLTGAASEGEKLAAAVLSEMKNVKCVFGQEGGIEGEFRLRRLRHLAGEDRTLTTHRENGCSYKVDVAKCYFSPRLSTERLRVAESVRSGEDVLNMFAGVGPFSIPIAKKRKTRVTSCELNPYACDLHRENNELNRVSRLVDVIHSDAMMLPSRVGFKFDRILMPHPSATFRFLPVALSLLKPGGVIHYYRHVLGRDVAEASENLDRELSAALTAGTKWTVRRVREVGPRWVEMAAEIRPAS, encoded by the coding sequence GTGCCCAGGCCGACTAGGGGAGCCCTGGAGAAGACAGGAGTCGATGCAGCATCCGGGCGCACTGAGACAGGAATCGACGTCATTGGCGATATCGCAATCGTGAGGCTGACCGGGGCGGCGTCGGAAGGCGAGAAGCTTGCCGCAGCTGTTCTTTCGGAGATGAAGAACGTGAAGTGCGTCTTCGGTCAGGAGGGCGGGATCGAGGGGGAGTTCAGGCTGAGGCGATTGAGACACCTGGCAGGAGAAGACAGGACTCTCACGACACACAGGGAGAACGGCTGCTCGTACAAAGTCGATGTCGCGAAGTGCTATTTCTCTCCCCGGCTTTCGACAGAGAGGCTGAGGGTCGCTGAGTCGGTGAGGAGCGGGGAGGACGTGCTGAACATGTTCGCAGGGGTCGGACCGTTCTCAATCCCGATAGCGAAGAAGAGGAAGACGAGGGTGACCAGCTGCGAGCTGAACCCCTACGCATGCGACCTGCACAGGGAGAACAACGAGCTGAACAGGGTATCTAGACTCGTCGACGTAATACACTCGGACGCGATGATGCTGCCCTCGAGGGTCGGGTTCAAATTCGACCGAATACTGATGCCCCATCCTTCTGCGACCTTCAGGTTCCTGCCAGTCGCCCTGTCCCTGCTGAAGCCCGGGGGAGTGATTCACTACTATCGCCACGTGTTGGGAAGAGACGTTGCAGAGGCTTCCGAGAACCTGGACAGAGAGCTCTCCGCCGCCCTGACCGCTGGGACGAAGTGGACCGTCAGGAGGGTAAGAGAGGTCGGCCCGAGGTGGGTCGAGATGGCGGCAGAGATCCGGCCTGCCAGCTAG
- a CDS encoding cytochrome b N-terminal domain-containing protein — protein MYHWIVDGLERTVWMGIQYTFPKRFVSPLGYLGVLTGITFLLLGVTGGFLMIYYQPTLAGCGSITCAFSSVARINDQVPYGWLLRNIHYTASNAMVLLAILHMYYQYFSGRFKIKNEVLWVTGIILGIITGVEAYTGYDLIFNQRAGLAIEIGSSLANASPLIGGALRLATFGSGFTDFVLRLYSYHVFVLPMIMIVLVFIHFPRYLVFDLPIVSAVMGGIFIIAGIFPVQLSIPYSPSNPALTIPEWYLTGIYALLRTEFDKFVMGGLMPGLLFLMALVIPFVDTSKKLNWRDRPFFTALGITSIAQILVTTAWGFYINPNTSLPTLARLLVPPQLYFASIIGVTIISFGLTYAFLRYIKSKERVRKAVSPMGQILSKKWVVTLFFLLVFAQVALNGLAVSAISQGLRNMALFDVGAVLVSFGIIAHIYRYSQSLPF, from the coding sequence TTGTACCACTGGATCGTCGACGGGCTAGAGAGGACGGTCTGGATGGGGATACAGTATACCTTCCCGAAGAGGTTCGTGAGCCCTCTAGGATACTTGGGCGTCCTCACGGGGATAACCTTCCTTCTCCTCGGTGTGACCGGCGGGTTCCTCATGATCTACTACCAGCCAACGCTCGCGGGCTGCGGCAGCATCACATGCGCTTTCAGCAGCGTCGCGCGAATCAACGACCAGGTTCCGTATGGCTGGCTGCTCCGGAACATCCACTACACGGCATCCAATGCGATGGTCCTTCTTGCGATTCTCCACATGTACTATCAGTACTTCAGCGGCAGGTTCAAGATCAAGAACGAGGTGCTCTGGGTGACCGGGATCATCCTCGGAATCATAACTGGGGTCGAAGCTTACACCGGCTACGACCTGATCTTCAACCAGAGGGCGGGCCTCGCAATCGAGATCGGCTCATCTTTGGCGAACGCCTCCCCGCTGATTGGGGGGGCGCTGAGGCTGGCGACCTTCGGGTCCGGCTTCACTGACTTCGTCCTGAGGCTCTACTCCTATCACGTCTTCGTACTGCCGATGATTATGATTGTTCTCGTGTTCATACATTTTCCGCGGTACCTAGTCTTCGACCTGCCAATCGTCTCAGCCGTGATGGGTGGAATCTTCATAATCGCGGGCATATTCCCAGTCCAGCTCAGCATCCCCTACAGCCCGAGCAACCCTGCACTCACGATCCCCGAGTGGTATTTGACCGGGATCTACGCGCTCCTCAGGACGGAGTTCGACAAGTTCGTGATGGGCGGCCTGATGCCTGGTCTCCTCTTCCTAATGGCGCTGGTCATCCCGTTCGTCGACACCTCCAAGAAGCTGAACTGGAGGGACAGGCCATTCTTCACAGCTCTCGGCATCACGAGCATCGCGCAGATCCTAGTCACTACAGCCTGGGGCTTCTACATCAACCCCAACACGTCGCTGCCGACTCTCGCGAGGCTCCTCGTCCCCCCCCAGCTTTACTTCGCCTCCATAATTGGAGTCACAATCATCTCATTCGGGCTGACGTATGCGTTCCTCAGGTACATCAAGTCGAAGGAGCGTGTCAGGAAGGCGGTCTCGCCGATGGGTCAGATTCTCTCGAAGAAGTGGGTGGTCACCTTGTTCTTCCTCCTTGTCTTCGCCCAGGTGGCGCTGAACGGCCTAGCCGTCTCCGCGATATCGCAGGGGTTGAGGAACATGGCCCTCTTCGACGTCGGGGCGGTCTTGGTCTCGTTCGGGATTATCGCTCACATCTACAGGTACAGCCAGAGCCTTCCATTCTAG
- a CDS encoding Rieske 2Fe-2S domain-containing protein — protein sequence MVAVGAILSITPFVPWGTFLSSSVGSSGKYQRQKAVIDNDPKFGQAAGKAVNVNDLNTFPSNSHWAVTYPSTGDATLDAQNPDTFVKFELIRLPAGAPFNGDAKDAAAFVAFSKVCVHLWCSPNYNPAPTHEQYECPCHGSIYEIPDGLAKAGPASQQPSPTNAIPMLTLTADPNGDLYIEPPIWDVDHNGVIGYGRNYGSYDTYILPAAEGKG from the coding sequence ATGGTCGCCGTGGGTGCGATACTCTCGATCACGCCGTTTGTCCCTTGGGGTACATTCCTCTCCTCTTCGGTGGGCAGCTCAGGCAAGTACCAGAGGCAGAAGGCGGTGATAGACAACGACCCGAAATTCGGCCAGGCGGCGGGGAAGGCAGTCAACGTGAACGACCTCAACACTTTCCCCTCAAACTCGCACTGGGCTGTGACGTACCCCTCGACTGGTGACGCAACCCTGGACGCGCAGAACCCAGACACCTTCGTGAAGTTCGAGTTGATTAGGCTGCCAGCTGGTGCGCCCTTCAACGGGGACGCCAAGGACGCGGCCGCGTTCGTGGCCTTCAGCAAGGTATGCGTCCACCTCTGGTGCAGCCCGAACTACAACCCGGCGCCGACCCACGAGCAATACGAATGCCCGTGCCACGGTAGCATCTACGAGATACCCGACGGCTTGGCCAAGGCAGGCCCCGCCTCGCAGCAACCGTCACCGACAAACGCGATACCGATGCTGACGCTGACCGCAGACCCAAACGGTGACCTGTACATCGAACCACCCATCTGGGACGTGGACCACAACGGTGTGATAGGGTACGGCAGGAACTACGGGAGCTACGACACATACATCCTGCCGGCCGCGGAGGGCAAAGGGTGA
- a CDS encoding cupredoxin domain-containing protein — protein MAKPNSGTAAVGVVVAILIIVSVAAIGYFQFNVAPTLFTSTTTTTTTSGGLPPPGHFVNVSIIQGASVSGDGFSPAVVTVVIGVNNTIVWTNNDQAPHTVTAKDNSFNSGNMNPGAVFQFTFSNPGTYRYGCNYHSWMAGTVVVKSG, from the coding sequence TTGGCCAAACCCAACAGTGGCACGGCAGCGGTAGGCGTGGTGGTGGCGATTCTCATCATCGTCTCTGTGGCGGCCATAGGGTACTTCCAGTTCAACGTCGCGCCGACGCTGTTCACAAGCACCACGACGACCACAACCACGTCGGGCGGACTGCCGCCTCCGGGCCACTTCGTCAACGTGTCCATCATCCAGGGGGCGTCCGTGTCCGGAGATGGTTTCAGCCCGGCCGTTGTGACTGTAGTGATAGGAGTCAACAACACGATAGTCTGGACGAACAACGATCAAGCTCCACACACGGTCACAGCCAAGGACAACTCGTTCAACAGCGGGAACATGAACCCAGGCGCCGTTTTCCAGTTCACTTTCAGCAACCCAGGGACTTACAGGTACGGCTGCAACTACCACTCGTGGATGGCCGGAACCGTCGTAGTCAAGTCTGGCTGA
- a CDS encoding FAD-binding oxidoreductase produces MKILASADDLDELSRDAGFIVKRPAAAYVAETEEDVLTVLRSASQLGLSVTPRGSGTSIPSQAVGSGYVLLQNARRADLSDPGTISCDPALVKADLNAALDPLGVWMPVDPSSYKSCSVGGMVSNNASGARTYKYGSTIDYVQELRVVLPEEGLKVVKPVGIEEALHSGGSTAKVSSLLIENGKAIRDDSPKVTKNSSGYRLEKIIHDGMVDLPRLFVGSEGTLAVTTKIRLATRPKPVERLLIVIETSLAELDKVAAALREHGPSAVELVDKSVFRQTGREERIKSLSRTEEDYLVFCEFDGLVRGETSRNLEEVARDKTLVQFDPVVLEDAAEVSRAWEVRNETLTIAGEIRRGSRVPLPGVEDLVVPPQLLGTMVRLLRDSFESRGLEYISYGHAGDANLHMRPLLDPGSSSDVSLLREIMDECFEAVWKMGGSITGEHGDGLLRAPFVERQYRRTYWIMKEVKKLYDPKNLLNPGVKVT; encoded by the coding sequence TTGAAGATACTCGCTTCCGCAGACGACCTTGACGAGCTCTCAAGGGACGCTGGCTTCATAGTCAAGCGCCCAGCAGCTGCGTACGTTGCAGAGACCGAGGAGGACGTGTTGACCGTTCTCCGGTCGGCCTCGCAGCTTGGCCTGTCCGTCACTCCGAGGGGGTCTGGGACCTCGATACCAAGCCAGGCTGTGGGCAGCGGCTACGTGCTGCTGCAGAACGCGAGGCGCGCAGACCTAAGCGATCCCGGCACCATAAGCTGCGACCCGGCCTTGGTCAAGGCTGACCTGAATGCGGCGCTGGACCCGCTGGGAGTCTGGATGCCAGTAGACCCCTCGAGCTACAAGTCGTGCAGCGTTGGCGGGATGGTCTCGAACAACGCGTCTGGCGCAAGGACCTACAAGTACGGCTCGACCATCGACTACGTGCAGGAGCTGCGAGTTGTCCTTCCCGAGGAGGGATTGAAGGTCGTGAAGCCTGTCGGCATCGAGGAAGCCCTGCATTCGGGGGGTTCGACAGCCAAGGTCTCGAGCCTCCTCATCGAAAACGGGAAGGCGATAAGGGATGATTCTCCTAAGGTCACGAAGAACTCCTCTGGCTACAGGTTGGAGAAGATCATCCACGATGGCATGGTCGACCTGCCAAGACTCTTCGTCGGGTCGGAGGGGACTCTTGCAGTGACGACAAAGATCAGGCTGGCCACCAGACCGAAACCAGTTGAGCGACTCCTGATCGTCATCGAGACTTCGCTGGCCGAACTTGACAAGGTCGCGGCTGCCCTGAGGGAGCACGGTCCCAGCGCCGTTGAGCTCGTGGACAAGTCAGTGTTCAGACAGACAGGAAGGGAGGAAAGAATCAAGTCGCTCTCCAGGACGGAGGAGGACTATCTGGTCTTCTGCGAGTTCGACGGGCTTGTTCGGGGCGAGACCTCGCGAAACTTGGAAGAGGTCGCACGGGACAAGACTCTGGTGCAGTTCGACCCCGTGGTGCTGGAAGACGCTGCCGAAGTCTCTCGGGCCTGGGAGGTCAGGAACGAGACACTGACGATAGCAGGCGAGATTAGAAGAGGGTCAAGGGTCCCCCTGCCCGGGGTGGAAGACCTCGTCGTTCCCCCGCAGTTGCTCGGCACGATGGTCAGGCTGCTCCGCGACTCGTTCGAGTCGAGGGGGCTCGAGTACATCTCCTATGGCCACGCAGGAGACGCCAACCTGCACATGAGGCCTCTCTTGGACCCAGGCTCGAGCAGCGACGTAAGCTTGCTGAGGGAGATCATGGATGAGTGCTTCGAGGCCGTGTGGAAGATGGGAGGGTCAATCACGGGGGAGCACGGCGACGGCCTTCTGAGGGCGCCATTTGTGGAGAGGCAGTACAGGCGTACCTACTGGATAATGAAGGAGGTAAAGAAGCTGTACGACCCGAAGAACCTACTCAACCCTGGCGTCAAGGTGACCTAG
- a CDS encoding DUF99 family protein — MRLHLNKKGIRVLGVAESFRQTERWSVLAGAVMRGDFIVDGAAFDRTSVGGDDATASVARLFRSFERNDVNLLMVSGAILSLYNIIDVDLLSSRTKVPVICLTYKETSGIESSIIRHFPGHADEKLKAYRRLGARKRLKLSSGHAVYARTSGIAEKDALSIVDKFTLQGSIPEPVRVARLLARAFAGARSP; from the coding sequence TTGCGCCTCCATCTGAACAAGAAGGGCATCCGAGTTCTTGGCGTTGCAGAGAGCTTCAGGCAGACCGAGAGGTGGTCGGTCTTGGCCGGTGCCGTGATGCGTGGCGACTTCATTGTCGACGGGGCTGCCTTCGACCGGACGTCGGTCGGCGGCGACGACGCTACCGCTTCAGTAGCTAGGCTCTTCAGGTCGTTCGAGAGGAACGACGTCAACCTCTTGATGGTTTCAGGCGCCATCCTCAGCCTCTACAACATCATCGACGTCGACCTGCTCTCAAGCCGCACGAAGGTCCCGGTGATCTGCCTTACCTACAAGGAGACGTCTGGGATAGAATCCTCAATCATCAGACACTTCCCCGGCCACGCCGACGAGAAGCTCAAGGCATACCGAAGGCTGGGAGCAAGGAAACGCCTCAAGCTCTCTTCGGGTCACGCTGTCTATGCCAGAACAAGCGGTATCGCGGAGAAGGATGCCTTGTCCATCGTCGACAAGTTCACCCTCCAGGGTTCCATCCCAGAGCCAGTGAGAGTCGCCAGGCTGCTCGCGCGTGCGTTCGCCGGTGCTAGGTCACCTTGA
- a CDS encoding DUF296 domain-containing protein, whose protein sequence is MARIYKLEKGMGITDEILRIAKKEKIRTARVEAIGGVNKLELAFFNHEEKKYEKRKFNEFMEVTSLLGNITLKDGKPFLHMHGTFGRRDSSVVGGHLVSGSVFPMLEAIITPTKNRAKRRFDEEMGLNVIYKVEA, encoded by the coding sequence GTGGCTAGGATCTACAAGCTCGAGAAGGGGATGGGGATAACTGACGAGATACTGAGGATAGCGAAGAAAGAGAAGATCAGGACAGCGAGGGTAGAGGCGATAGGCGGCGTGAACAAGCTAGAGCTTGCGTTCTTCAACCATGAGGAGAAGAAGTACGAAAAGCGCAAGTTCAACGAGTTCATGGAGGTGACTTCGCTTCTCGGGAACATAACCCTGAAGGACGGCAAGCCGTTCCTTCACATGCACGGCACCTTCGGGAGGAGGGACAGTTCGGTAGTCGGCGGCCACCTTGTATCAGGATCTGTGTTCCCGATGCTGGAAGCCATTATCACCCCAACCAAGAACAGGGCCAAGCGGAGGTTTGACGAGGAGATGGGCCTGAACGTAATCTACAAGGTTGAAGCTTAG
- a CDS encoding DUF1028 domain-containing protein, producing the protein MTYSIVARDPKTGEMGVAVQSHYFSVGSVVTWARAGIGAVATQSMTEIRYGPLGLELMAAGKSAAEALRGLLAVDPKPDIRQVAMVDSKGRTAAHTGKRCIPYAGNTQGKSVSCQGNIMRNGRVWTAMRKSYEKNARLPLPERLVAALEAGEAAGGDARGKQSAAILVVSGEKTSSYWEGRVVELRVEDHPEPVPELKRLLRFKRGYDWVDKGDGYIASGKLAAALKAYERALELVPEVDEIKYWVGVSLLPTKRRERGLDLLKEVFAKDRSYVKMTKAIVKAGSLPIDPSVREAYP; encoded by the coding sequence TTGACCTACTCGATAGTCGCGCGCGACCCCAAGACGGGCGAGATGGGGGTGGCCGTTCAGTCGCATTATTTCTCAGTGGGCTCGGTTGTGACCTGGGCGAGGGCAGGCATCGGAGCGGTCGCCACACAGTCGATGACCGAGATCAGATACGGCCCGTTGGGCTTGGAGCTAATGGCTGCAGGAAAGAGCGCCGCGGAGGCCCTCAGAGGGCTGCTCGCGGTCGACCCTAAGCCTGACATCAGACAGGTGGCAATGGTTGACTCGAAGGGAAGGACCGCTGCCCACACAGGAAAGAGATGCATCCCCTACGCTGGTAACACGCAAGGGAAGAGCGTCAGCTGCCAGGGCAACATAATGAGGAACGGGAGGGTCTGGACAGCGATGAGGAAGAGCTACGAGAAGAACGCCAGGCTTCCCCTCCCAGAAAGGCTTGTTGCCGCCCTAGAAGCTGGCGAAGCTGCCGGAGGCGATGCTCGCGGCAAGCAGTCGGCCGCGATACTTGTTGTCTCTGGAGAAAAGACCTCCTCGTATTGGGAGGGGAGGGTGGTCGAGCTGCGCGTGGAAGACCATCCGGAGCCTGTACCAGAGCTGAAAAGGCTCCTTAGATTCAAGAGGGGCTACGATTGGGTGGACAAAGGTGACGGCTATATCGCTTCCGGCAAACTCGCGGCCGCCCTGAAGGCGTACGAGAGGGCACTCGAGCTCGTCCCCGAAGTAGACGAAATAAAGTACTGGGTCGGCGTGAGCCTGCTCCCGACCAAGCGGAGGGAACGGGGCCTGGACCTGTTGAAAGAGGTCTTTGCGAAGGACCGTAGTTACGTCAAGATGACGAAGGCAATCGTGAAAGCCGGGTCCCTGCCCATCGACCCCTCCGTGAGAGAAGCCTACCCCTAG
- a CDS encoding restriction endonuclease, with translation MIPEQSNARRVLNGELTGKAEEEFRQLEFELRGSAGKGSPRVIRAILACRLGARLEEVAGGLDWEEFESFCADLFRIRGFVVEENLVIRRPRAQLDLLAHSDLVSLAVDCKHWKRTMGVPSLARCAEAQRRRARLLREGRESLKPIATVILLLADETLRFVGGAAVVPVRTLGSFLDGIAGYSVMLEFD, from the coding sequence TTGATCCCGGAACAGTCGAACGCCAGAAGGGTCCTCAACGGAGAGCTGACGGGCAAGGCCGAGGAGGAGTTCAGGCAGCTGGAGTTCGAGCTCCGCGGGTCAGCGGGGAAGGGGAGCCCCCGGGTCATTCGGGCTATCCTGGCCTGCAGGCTCGGTGCCAGGCTCGAGGAGGTGGCCGGCGGCTTGGACTGGGAGGAGTTCGAATCGTTCTGCGCTGACCTGTTTCGAATCCGAGGGTTCGTTGTGGAGGAGAATCTTGTGATCAGGCGTCCGAGGGCCCAGCTTGACCTGCTCGCCCATTCCGACCTTGTCTCCCTCGCAGTAGATTGCAAGCACTGGAAGCGGACGATGGGGGTGCCGTCTCTCGCCCGCTGCGCGGAGGCGCAGAGGAGAAGGGCGAGGCTCCTCAGGGAAGGGAGAGAATCCCTCAAACCAATCGCAACCGTGATTCTCCTGCTTGCGGACGAGACCCTGAGGTTCGTGGGCGGGGCGGCGGTCGTGCCTGTTCGCACTCTGGGCAGCTTCCTTGATGGGATAGCTGGATACTCCGTGATGCTCGAGTTCGACTAG